The Macrotis lagotis isolate mMagLag1 chromosome 6, bilby.v1.9.chrom.fasta, whole genome shotgun sequence genome includes a window with the following:
- the CNOT9 gene encoding CCR4-NOT transcription complex subunit 9 isoform X2, protein MHSLATAAPVPTALAQVDREKIYQWINELSSPETRENALLELSKKRESVPDLAPMLWHSFGTIAALLQEIVNIYPSINPPTLTAHQSNRVCNALALLQCVASHPETRSAFLAAHIPLFLYPFLHTVSKTRPFEYLRLTSLGVIGALVKTDEQEVINFLLTTEIIPLCLRIMESGSELSKTVATFILQKILLDDTGLAYICQTYERFSHVAMILGKMVLQLSKEPSARLLKHVVRCYLRLSDNPRAREALRQCLPDQLKDTTFAQVLKDDTTTKRWLAQLVKNLQEGQVTDPRGIPLPPQ, encoded by the exons ATGCACAGCCTGGCCACGGCCGCG CCTGTGCCTACAGCATTGGCTCAGGTGGATAGAGAGAAGATCTATCAGTGGATCAATGAGCTGTCCAGTCCAGAGACAAGGGAAAATGCTCTCCTGGAACTGAGTAAAAAGCGTGAATCTGTTCCTGATCTTGCCCCCATGTTGTGGCACTCTTTTGGTACTATTGCAGCTCTCTTACAG GAAATTGTAAATATATACCCATCTATCAATCCACCTACCTTGACTGCACATCAGTCTAACAGAGTTTGCAATGCTTTGGCACTATTGCAGTGTGTGGCATCACACCCAGAAACCAG GTCAGCATTTCTTGCAGCCCATATTCCCCTCTTCTTGTATCCCTTTTTGCACACGGTCAGCAAGACTCGTCCTTTTGAATATCTTCGTcttaccagccttggagttattG ggGCCCTAGTCAAAACAGATGAACAAGAAGTAATCAACTTCTTATTGACGACAGAAATTATCCCTTTATGTTTGCGCATTATGGAATCTGGGAGTGAACTTTCGAAAACG GTCGCCACATTCATCCTTCAGAAGATTCTCCTGGATGACACTGGATTGGCCTATATATGTCAGACGTATGAACGGTTCTCCCATGTTGCCATGATCTTG GGTAAGATGGTCCTGCAGCTGTCCAAGGAACCTTCTGCCCGTCTGCTGAAACATGTGGTCAGATGTTACCTTCGCCTTTCAGATAACCCCAG GGCTCGGGAAGCACTCCGGCAGTGCTTGCCTGACCAACTGAAAGACACCACCTTTGCCCAGGTGCTCAAAGATGACACCACCACCAAGCGCTGGCTTGCACAGCTGGTGAAAAACCTGCAGGAAGGCCAAGTCACCGACCCCCGAGGCATCCCCCTGCCCCCTCAGTGA
- the CNOT9 gene encoding CCR4-NOT transcription complex subunit 9 isoform X1 has translation MLPSPSPARVTDEETEPVPTALAQVDREKIYQWINELSSPETRENALLELSKKRESVPDLAPMLWHSFGTIAALLQEIVNIYPSINPPTLTAHQSNRVCNALALLQCVASHPETRSAFLAAHIPLFLYPFLHTVSKTRPFEYLRLTSLGVIGALVKTDEQEVINFLLTTEIIPLCLRIMESGSELSKTVATFILQKILLDDTGLAYICQTYERFSHVAMILGKMVLQLSKEPSARLLKHVVRCYLRLSDNPRAREALRQCLPDQLKDTTFAQVLKDDTTTKRWLAQLVKNLQEGQVTDPRGIPLPPQ, from the exons ATGCTGCCCTCTCCTTCTCCAGCCcgtgttacagatgaggaaactgag CCTGTGCCTACAGCATTGGCTCAGGTGGATAGAGAGAAGATCTATCAGTGGATCAATGAGCTGTCCAGTCCAGAGACAAGGGAAAATGCTCTCCTGGAACTGAGTAAAAAGCGTGAATCTGTTCCTGATCTTGCCCCCATGTTGTGGCACTCTTTTGGTACTATTGCAGCTCTCTTACAG GAAATTGTAAATATATACCCATCTATCAATCCACCTACCTTGACTGCACATCAGTCTAACAGAGTTTGCAATGCTTTGGCACTATTGCAGTGTGTGGCATCACACCCAGAAACCAG GTCAGCATTTCTTGCAGCCCATATTCCCCTCTTCTTGTATCCCTTTTTGCACACGGTCAGCAAGACTCGTCCTTTTGAATATCTTCGTcttaccagccttggagttattG ggGCCCTAGTCAAAACAGATGAACAAGAAGTAATCAACTTCTTATTGACGACAGAAATTATCCCTTTATGTTTGCGCATTATGGAATCTGGGAGTGAACTTTCGAAAACG GTCGCCACATTCATCCTTCAGAAGATTCTCCTGGATGACACTGGATTGGCCTATATATGTCAGACGTATGAACGGTTCTCCCATGTTGCCATGATCTTG GGTAAGATGGTCCTGCAGCTGTCCAAGGAACCTTCTGCCCGTCTGCTGAAACATGTGGTCAGATGTTACCTTCGCCTTTCAGATAACCCCAG GGCTCGGGAAGCACTCCGGCAGTGCTTGCCTGACCAACTGAAAGACACCACCTTTGCCCAGGTGCTCAAAGATGACACCACCACCAAGCGCTGGCTTGCACAGCTGGTGAAAAACCTGCAGGAAGGCCAAGTCACCGACCCCCGAGGCATCCCCCTGCCCCCTCAGTGA